Proteins encoded within one genomic window of Pigmentiphaga sp. H8:
- a CDS encoding acetolactate synthase large subunit, which translates to MTNHPVPSGADVLCDTLLDHDIDTCFANPGTSEMHFVAALDRKPAMRCVLGLFEGVVTGAADGYARMADKPAATLLHLGPGLANGLANLHNARRAGSPVVNIVGDHARHHLPYDAPLTSDIETLARPMSAWVRTISDPARVHSDTATAIAAARHAPGRIATLILPADIAWSDAAASQTVAASPDTPCLPAPETMREAVERLRNGKRTLLMLGGRALRAAPLATASRIAQGCGARLLAPQSNGRVERGAGRVTLDRVPFGVDSALRILADAEQIILIGARSPVAFFAYPGKPSSLLPAGCEVIGLATDEQDPVATLDWLADELGLGVAPHPLLEAPGAGPMPSGGLTPAALITALGRLLPEHAILCDESVSSGRDLFEQTRGAAPHDYLQITGGAIGSGLPMATGAAIACPGRRVVCLQADGSGMYTLQALWTQARERLDVVTIILSNRRYAILHAELRHVGAGTAGENARRMLDLDDPALDWVDLARGMGVEGVAVQTVESFAAALRSALTCRGPFLIEARLEA; encoded by the coding sequence ATGACCAACCATCCCGTCCCTTCCGGCGCCGATGTCCTGTGCGACACCCTGCTCGACCACGACATCGACACCTGCTTCGCCAATCCCGGCACATCCGAAATGCATTTCGTCGCCGCGCTCGACCGCAAGCCGGCCATGCGTTGCGTGCTGGGCCTGTTCGAGGGCGTCGTCACCGGCGCCGCCGACGGATACGCCCGCATGGCCGACAAGCCGGCGGCCACCTTGCTCCACCTGGGGCCGGGGCTGGCGAACGGCCTGGCCAACTTGCACAACGCGCGGCGGGCCGGCTCCCCTGTCGTCAACATCGTCGGCGACCACGCACGCCACCATCTGCCCTACGACGCGCCGCTCACGTCGGACATCGAGACGCTGGCGCGCCCCATGTCGGCCTGGGTCCGCACCATCTCCGACCCCGCCCGGGTCCACTCCGATACCGCCACGGCCATCGCGGCCGCACGCCATGCGCCGGGGCGCATCGCGACACTGATCCTGCCCGCCGACATCGCCTGGTCCGATGCCGCCGCCAGCCAAACCGTGGCCGCATCCCCCGACACGCCGTGCCTGCCCGCGCCCGAGACCATGCGGGAGGCGGTCGAGCGGTTGCGCAACGGCAAGCGCACCCTGCTGATGCTGGGAGGCCGGGCGCTGCGCGCCGCGCCGCTCGCCACCGCCAGCCGCATTGCCCAGGGCTGCGGCGCCCGCCTGCTCGCACCGCAGTCCAACGGCCGCGTCGAACGCGGCGCCGGCCGGGTAACGCTGGACAGAGTGCCGTTCGGCGTCGATTCGGCGCTTCGGATCTTGGCCGACGCCGAGCAGATCATCCTGATCGGCGCACGCTCCCCGGTGGCCTTCTTCGCCTATCCAGGCAAGCCCAGCAGCCTGCTTCCCGCCGGCTGCGAAGTCATCGGACTGGCGACCGACGAACAGGACCCCGTGGCAACGCTCGACTGGCTGGCCGATGAACTGGGCTTGGGCGTCGCGCCGCATCCCCTGCTGGAAGCGCCGGGCGCCGGCCCCATGCCATCGGGTGGCCTGACGCCCGCCGCCCTCATCACCGCCCTGGGGCGCCTGCTGCCTGAACACGCGATCCTGTGCGACGAATCCGTGTCGTCGGGGCGCGACCTGTTCGAACAGACCCGCGGCGCCGCGCCCCACGACTACCTCCAGATCACCGGCGGCGCCATCGGTTCCGGGCTGCCCATGGCAACCGGCGCGGCCATCGCGTGCCCCGGCCGCCGCGTCGTCTGCCTGCAGGCCGACGGCAGCGGCATGTACACGTTGCAGGCCCTGTGGACCCAGGCGCGCGAGCGCCTGGATGTCGTCACCATCATCCTGTCCAACCGCCGCTACGCCATTCTTCATGCCGAACTCAGGCACGTCGGCGCCGGCACGGCGGGCGAAAACGCCCGCCGCATGCTGGACCTGGACGACCCCGCGCTGGACTGGGTCGACCTGGCCCGCGGCATGGGGGTGGAAGGCGTGGCGGTGCAAACGGTCGAATCGTTCGCGGCCGCGCTGCGATCGGCCCTGACATGCCGCGGCCCATTCCTGATCGAAGCCCGACTGGAGGCCTGA
- a CDS encoding tripartite tricarboxylate transporter substrate binding protein, which translates to MPRHAARLLAAFLLPIAAFAQDSYPAKPVQIIVSWAAGGSIDTMARGFARAMSQELGQPVVVENRDGASGMRGTAATVSAPPDGYVLNFGPITPITNALHLMSKPAYGVDSLEYVCQVFENRFAIAVPQNSPYKTLQDLYAAIQASPGKLSYGHLGVGSITHLSLETAIQGRGFSVTGVPYRGETPMFLDLQTARLDFGVVTVGSTLATSRPVRMLAIISDRRHPEIPDVPTLKELGLPSLQPALVGLMAPRATPAPVLAKLERACKNAVKTDVMQAAVKMLRDEIVYKDRKAFTASVMRDYEEKGALVKRLAIPAQN; encoded by the coding sequence ATGCCGCGACATGCCGCACGACTGCTCGCCGCCTTCCTGCTGCCCATCGCGGCCTTCGCCCAGGACTCCTATCCGGCCAAGCCGGTACAGATCATCGTCTCGTGGGCGGCCGGCGGCAGCATCGACACCATGGCGCGAGGCTTCGCCCGCGCCATGAGCCAGGAGCTTGGCCAACCCGTCGTGGTCGAGAACCGCGACGGCGCGTCAGGCATGAGAGGCACGGCCGCCACCGTATCCGCCCCGCCGGACGGCTATGTACTGAACTTCGGCCCGATCACGCCCATCACCAATGCCCTGCACCTGATGAGCAAGCCGGCCTACGGCGTGGATTCGCTCGAATACGTCTGCCAGGTCTTCGAGAACCGCTTCGCGATCGCGGTCCCGCAGAACTCGCCCTACAAGACGCTGCAGGATCTGTACGCCGCCATCCAGGCCTCGCCTGGCAAGCTGAGCTACGGCCATCTGGGCGTGGGTAGCATCACGCACCTGTCCCTGGAGACCGCGATCCAGGGCCGCGGCTTCTCCGTCACCGGCGTTCCCTACCGCGGCGAAACCCCAATGTTCCTCGACCTGCAGACCGCGAGGCTGGACTTCGGGGTCGTCACCGTGGGCAGCACGCTGGCGACCTCCCGTCCGGTGCGCATGCTGGCCATCATCAGCGACCGCCGCCATCCCGAGATACCCGACGTACCCACACTGAAGGAACTGGGACTGCCATCGCTGCAGCCGGCGCTGGTCGGACTGATGGCTCCCAGGGCCACGCCTGCCCCCGTGCTGGCGAAACTCGAACGCGCGTGCAAGAACGCGGTGAAAACCGACGTCATGCAGGCCGCGGTCAAGATGCTGCGCGACGAGATCGTCTACAAGGACCGCAAGGCCTTCACGGCCAGCGTGATGCGCGATTACGAGGAAAAAGGCGCGCTGGTCAAACGGCTCGCCATCCCCGCGCAGAACTGA
- a CDS encoding DUF6282 family protein, whose product MTDASTLHERYVQGPFDLTDCVDLHVHSAPCLFPRLGDDLDMARRARDAGMRAIALKSHHENTVSRAYHAQTVVPGLQVIGGVTLNQCVGGVNPAAVEAAFMLGGRIVWGPTGHACYHGTITGEFGKWGVPGMVLPGSERGGVTVLDADGRLTPEILEILDLVKQYDALFCTAHLSPEEISLIVDRCAQIGARVLVNHIYYFPRVDIDYAEDITRRGACIELCSTLLIPSRHRKELRYDYELMAETIKRVGAARCVMSTDGGGMISGLFPDEQFRMFGQRLQGYDVPLADIYRMMRDNPTELAALGQDRSPLGPPVRPEAA is encoded by the coding sequence ATGACCGACGCTTCCACCCTGCACGAGCGCTACGTGCAAGGCCCTTTCGATCTGACCGACTGCGTGGACCTGCACGTGCATTCGGCGCCCTGCCTGTTTCCCCGCCTGGGAGACGACCTCGACATGGCGCGGCGGGCGCGCGACGCCGGCATGCGCGCCATTGCGCTCAAGAGTCATCACGAAAACACGGTTTCTCGCGCCTATCATGCGCAGACGGTGGTGCCCGGCCTGCAGGTCATCGGCGGAGTCACGCTCAACCAATGCGTGGGCGGCGTCAACCCCGCGGCCGTCGAAGCCGCCTTCATGCTGGGCGGCCGCATCGTCTGGGGGCCGACCGGGCACGCCTGCTACCACGGCACCATTACCGGCGAATTCGGCAAATGGGGCGTACCCGGCATGGTGCTTCCCGGCAGCGAACGCGGTGGTGTCACCGTGCTCGATGCCGACGGCCGGCTCACGCCGGAAATCCTAGAGATCCTGGACCTGGTCAAGCAGTACGACGCGCTGTTCTGCACTGCCCACCTCAGCCCCGAGGAAATCTCGCTCATCGTCGACCGTTGCGCGCAGATCGGCGCGCGCGTGCTGGTCAACCATATCTACTACTTTCCCCGCGTCGACATCGATTACGCCGAGGACATCACCCGCCGTGGCGCCTGCATCGAACTGTGCTCGACCTTGCTCATACCCTCGCGGCACCGCAAGGAGCTGCGCTACGACTACGAGCTGATGGCCGAGACCATCAAGCGCGTGGGCGCCGCGCGCTGCGTCATGTCGACCGACGGCGGCGGCATGATCTCGGGCCTGTTTCCGGACGAACAGTTCCGCATGTTCGGCCAGCGCCTGCAGGGCTATGACGTGCCCTTGGCCGACATCTACCGCATGATGCGCGACAACCCCACCGAACTCGCGGCACTCGGGCAGGACCGGTCACCGCTCGGTCCGCCGGTGCGCCCGGAAGCGGCATGA
- a CDS encoding GTP-binding protein, translating to MNSPAPLHRENAAPRTPVTVLTGFLGSGKTTLLNRILTERHGQRIAVIENEFGPESIDTDLLVREASEEIVEMSNGCLCCSVRGDLARVLEDLALRRARDELRFDRVVIETTGMADPGPVAQTIFLEPGVAAAYRLDAILTVIDACHGLPTLAAHPEARAQVGYADRLLVSKTDLVQAADLPELADALARINPRAPILWMRQGRANLDELLDVGAFDAASVLREHTAERDAHGKNPGHDPGDCHHHGHEAAHVRNGEHTPDVASFAFTTDRPFDADRLEQLLSALAEGLGVDLYRCKGVLWVEGEARQVVVQAVQLTIAVDRGAPWGTMPRRSRLVFIGRDLPADAIRDSLARCLVESADQLVPG from the coding sequence ATGAACTCGCCCGCGCCGCTCCATAGGGAGAACGCCGCCCCGCGCACTCCCGTCACCGTGCTGACGGGATTCCTCGGATCGGGCAAGACCACGCTGCTCAATCGCATCCTGACCGAGCGTCACGGCCAGCGCATCGCGGTCATCGAAAACGAGTTCGGGCCGGAGAGCATAGACACCGACCTGCTCGTGCGGGAAGCCAGCGAAGAAATCGTCGAGATGAGCAACGGCTGCCTGTGCTGCTCGGTGCGCGGCGACCTCGCGCGCGTGCTGGAAGACCTCGCCCTGCGCCGCGCGCGGGACGAACTGCGCTTCGACCGGGTAGTCATCGAGACCACGGGCATGGCCGACCCCGGGCCCGTGGCGCAGACCATCTTTCTCGAACCCGGCGTGGCCGCCGCCTACCGCCTGGACGCCATACTGACCGTGATCGACGCCTGCCACGGCCTTCCCACGCTCGCCGCCCATCCCGAAGCGCGCGCGCAGGTCGGCTATGCCGACCGCCTCCTGGTCTCCAAGACGGACCTGGTCCAGGCTGCCGACCTGCCGGAACTGGCCGATGCGCTGGCGCGCATCAATCCGCGCGCGCCCATCTTATGGATGCGGCAAGGCCGGGCCAATCTCGACGAACTGCTGGACGTGGGCGCGTTCGATGCGGCCTCGGTATTGCGCGAGCACACCGCCGAGCGGGACGCGCATGGCAAGAACCCTGGCCATGATCCCGGCGATTGCCACCATCATGGGCACGAGGCCGCGCACGTGCGCAACGGCGAACACACACCCGACGTCGCCTCCTTCGCCTTCACCACCGATCGTCCTTTCGACGCGGACCGCCTGGAACAGCTGCTGTCCGCCCTCGCGGAGGGGCTGGGCGTCGACCTCTACCGTTGCAAGGGCGTGCTGTGGGTGGAAGGCGAAGCGCGCCAGGTCGTCGTGCAGGCGGTCCAGCTGACGATCGCCGTCGATCGGGGCGCGCCGTGGGGCACGATGCCCCGGCGCAGCAGGCTGGTCTTCATCGGCCGAGACCTGCCGGCCGACGCGATACGCGACAGCCTGGCGCGTTGCCTGGTGGAAAGCGCCGATCAGCTCGTCCCGGGCTGA
- a CDS encoding SDR family oxidoreductase produces the protein MLLQDKTAIVYGAAGHIGSQVARTFAREGARLFLAGRTPDGLRALARELGADWATLDVLDEAAVDRHAAEVAAKAGRIDISLNAASIRGDLQGTPLLDMPLADFMAPVETGVRAHFLTMRGAARHMVRQGRGVILALSATSAGLSGRDRVYHKTGGFAVACTAIEAMVRTFAGELGRHGVRVVCLRSDALPETWPPEAQVEYRETRDYMDAGTALGRLPRIAEVADAAAFAASDRAGAMTGAIVNLTCGSIMDAD, from the coding sequence ATGCTGCTTCAGGACAAGACCGCCATCGTCTACGGCGCCGCCGGCCACATCGGCAGCCAGGTCGCCCGCACCTTCGCCCGGGAAGGCGCGCGGCTATTTCTTGCCGGCCGCACGCCCGACGGGCTGCGGGCACTGGCACGCGAACTCGGCGCGGACTGGGCGACGCTGGACGTGCTGGACGAGGCCGCGGTCGATCGCCACGCCGCCGAGGTCGCGGCGAAGGCCGGCCGCATCGACATCAGCCTGAACGCCGCCAGCATCCGTGGCGACCTGCAGGGCACGCCGCTACTGGACATGCCCCTGGCCGATTTCATGGCCCCGGTGGAAACGGGCGTGCGCGCCCATTTCCTGACGATGCGCGGCGCGGCCCGGCATATGGTCCGGCAGGGGCGGGGCGTCATCCTGGCGCTGTCGGCGACGTCGGCCGGCCTGTCGGGCCGGGACCGGGTCTATCACAAGACGGGCGGATTCGCCGTTGCCTGCACGGCCATCGAAGCCATGGTCCGGACCTTCGCCGGTGAACTGGGACGGCACGGCGTGCGCGTCGTCTGTCTGCGGTCGGACGCGCTGCCCGAGACCTGGCCACCCGAAGCCCAGGTCGAATATCGCGAGACCCGGGACTACATGGACGCCGGAACGGCGCTGGGGCGCCTGCCGCGGATCGCCGAGGTGGCGGATGCGGCGGCCTTCGCGGCATCCGACCGCGCGGGCGCGATGACGGGCGCCATCGTCAACCTGACCTGCGGGTCCATCATGGATGCGGACTGA
- a CDS encoding SDR family NAD(P)-dependent oxidoreductase — translation MAAPAGDGVTVITGASGGIGAALARRVLAEGGRVVNLSDRPSAAPLGAIDRIVDLTDARATREAFEAVLGQHRVTGFVHCAGIPHMAPVEDFDAQGFDRIVHLHLRAAMQCIGLVVPVMKARRHGHIVLLGSRVSLGRARSSLYGAVKSGILGMARALAVELAPHGINVNVVSPGPVDTPMLRVYHPAGSPQAQALEASIPMGRVARPEDVANAAMFFLRDETSYVTGQNLFVCGGRDIAAAEGN, via the coding sequence GTGGCCGCGCCAGCCGGTGACGGCGTGACGGTGATCACCGGGGCCAGCGGCGGGATAGGCGCGGCCCTGGCCCGGCGCGTGCTGGCCGAGGGCGGCAGGGTGGTCAACCTGTCCGACCGGCCGTCCGCGGCGCCGCTGGGCGCCATCGACCGGATCGTCGACCTGACGGACGCCCGGGCCACGCGCGAGGCATTCGAGGCCGTCCTGGGCCAGCACCGCGTGACGGGCTTCGTGCATTGCGCGGGAATCCCGCACATGGCGCCGGTCGAGGACTTCGACGCCCAGGGTTTCGACCGCATCGTGCATCTGCACCTGCGCGCGGCCATGCAATGCATCGGCCTCGTGGTCCCGGTCATGAAGGCACGGCGGCACGGCCACATCGTGCTGCTGGGCAGCCGGGTCAGCCTGGGACGCGCGCGCAGTTCGCTCTACGGCGCGGTGAAGTCCGGCATCCTGGGCATGGCCCGGGCTCTGGCGGTCGAGCTGGCGCCGCACGGCATCAACGTCAATGTCGTCAGCCCGGGGCCGGTGGATACGCCCATGCTGCGGGTCTATCATCCCGCCGGCTCGCCACAGGCCCAGGCGCTGGAGGCCTCGATTCCCATGGGGCGGGTGGCGCGGCCCGAGGACGTGGCCAACGCCGCCATGTTCTTCCTGCGGGACGAGACGTCTTACGTCACCGGGCAGAACCTGTTCGTGTGCGGCGGACGGGACATCGCGGCGGCCGAGGGGAACTGA
- a CDS encoding amidohydrolase family protein, giving the protein MRDGYHVVDLRARPPTKEILTYFTPDHLKFFGGHLGMKTIPPSYLNASVELFFQEADRAGVDRMLCVHRVVPAAGGSPRSDVSNDHIAEVVHAHPDRLSGVAGIDVGGDFGDPLEETRRAIDELGLRGIHIAPTRSALATHWDDRRLYPLYELCDDRKVPVVLMSGPFAGPEIEDTHPRYIQGVARDFPNLSIVAGHACWPFFAELLGVAYRHENVYVSADAYLFMPGGDLLVQAANGFLQDQMMYGSGYPVREIDACLDAYMQLPLSDTSFRKTLGENAVRVFGLPGPGQEGQGGRASR; this is encoded by the coding sequence ATGCGAGACGGATACCATGTCGTGGACCTGCGGGCCCGGCCGCCTACCAAGGAGATCCTGACCTATTTCACGCCGGATCACCTGAAGTTCTTCGGTGGCCATCTGGGCATGAAGACGATCCCGCCGTCCTATCTGAACGCCTCGGTGGAGCTGTTCTTCCAGGAGGCTGACCGCGCCGGCGTGGACCGGATGCTGTGCGTGCACCGGGTGGTGCCGGCCGCGGGAGGATCGCCGCGCAGCGACGTGTCCAACGACCATATCGCCGAGGTGGTCCATGCCCATCCCGATCGGCTGTCGGGCGTCGCGGGCATCGACGTCGGCGGGGATTTCGGCGACCCCCTGGAGGAAACCCGGCGGGCCATCGACGAACTGGGCCTGCGCGGCATCCACATCGCGCCCACGCGCAGCGCGCTCGCCACGCACTGGGACGACCGGCGCCTGTATCCGCTGTACGAGCTGTGCGACGACCGCAAGGTACCGGTGGTACTGATGTCGGGGCCGTTCGCCGGACCCGAGATCGAGGACACCCATCCGCGCTACATCCAGGGCGTGGCGCGGGATTTTCCCAACCTGTCCATCGTCGCCGGACACGCCTGCTGGCCCTTCTTCGCGGAACTGCTGGGCGTGGCCTATCGCCACGAGAACGTGTACGTGTCGGCCGATGCCTATCTCTTCATGCCGGGGGGAGACCTGCTGGTCCAGGCGGCCAACGGCTTCCTGCAGGACCAGATGATGTACGGATCGGGGTATCCGGTGCGGGAGATCGATGCCTGCCTGGATGCGTACATGCAGCTGCCGCTGTCGGACACGAGTTTCCGCAAGACGCTGGGCGAGAACGCGGTGCGGGTGTTCGGCCTGCCCGGCCCCGGCCAGGAGGGGCAAGGTGGCCGCGCCAGCCGGTGA
- a CDS encoding tripartite tricarboxylate transporter substrate binding protein: MNRQSSLCAAILVALLGAGTASAAGYPDRPIKMVVPFAVGGLNDVLARIIAPRLTAELGQAVVVENKGGAGSVVGTEQAARARPDGYTLLLTSAALAINPSLYKKLPYDVQRDFVPIIQISSTQMVLLRSPKFEPDSAPALIDYLRKHPGKVNYASSGVGSPSHLASELFVRTYKLDTVHVPYKGAGPALAAIAAGEAEFCVDVLPTAMTMHKSGLLKILALVGDKRSPLLPDVPTLAEVGFPEYSASSWNVIMAPANTPADVLDKLRTTLRKIMESDSMRERMQQLAVEPRSVTGDALTAFISSETGKWGNLIQSASITAD; encoded by the coding sequence ATGAACCGGCAGTCGAGTCTTTGCGCGGCGATTCTCGTCGCGCTGTTGGGAGCCGGCACGGCAAGCGCCGCCGGCTATCCCGATCGTCCCATCAAGATGGTGGTGCCGTTCGCGGTGGGCGGGTTGAACGACGTGCTTGCCCGCATCATCGCGCCGCGGCTGACGGCCGAGCTGGGGCAGGCCGTGGTGGTGGAGAACAAGGGCGGCGCCGGCAGCGTCGTGGGGACCGAGCAGGCCGCGCGCGCCAGGCCGGATGGCTACACCCTGTTGCTGACCAGCGCCGCGCTGGCCATCAATCCCTCGCTGTACAAGAAGCTTCCCTACGACGTGCAGCGCGACTTCGTGCCCATCATCCAGATCTCCAGCACCCAGATGGTGCTGCTGCGTTCTCCCAAGTTCGAGCCGGATTCCGCGCCCGCGCTGATCGACTACCTACGCAAGCATCCGGGCAAGGTGAACTATGCGTCGTCGGGCGTGGGGTCGCCCAGCCACCTGGCCTCGGAGCTGTTCGTGCGCACGTACAAGCTGGACACGGTGCACGTGCCCTACAAGGGGGCGGGCCCCGCGCTGGCGGCGATCGCGGCGGGCGAGGCGGAGTTCTGCGTGGACGTGCTGCCCACCGCGATGACGATGCACAAGTCGGGCCTGCTGAAGATCCTCGCGCTGGTCGGCGACAAGCGCTCGCCGCTGCTGCCGGACGTGCCGACGCTGGCCGAGGTGGGGTTTCCCGAGTATTCCGCCAGCTCGTGGAACGTCATCATGGCGCCGGCGAACACGCCCGCCGACGTATTGGACAAGCTGCGCACGACGCTCAGGAAGATCATGGAGTCCGATAGCATGCGCGAGCGGATGCAGCAACTGGCGGTGGAGCCCCGGTCGGTAACCGGGGACGCGCTGACCGCGTTCATCTCCAGCGAAACGGGCAAATGGGGCAACTTGATTCAATCGGCGTCGATCACGGCCGATTAG
- a CDS encoding tripartite tricarboxylate transporter substrate binding protein, giving the protein MHRRPPHALKQAAMLVLAIGAHTAVLAAETFPTRPITLVVPYAPGGAGDILGRSVAKELAGIAGKPVVVENKPGAGGNIGAELVARAQDKDGHTLLLGATSLASNPSLMRSMPVDPLKDLVAIGGVASLQNVIAVNPSSRLRSVADLVAEARKHPGKLTFGTAGIGTSSHLSVELFKGEVGVDLLHVPYKSGGPAMADVMAGNLDLVFELMPAVVGHVRSGKLRGIAVTGAARSEALPDLPTVAESGYPKYSFVSWFGIFGPAGMDAARVAQLNEMLGKALASSEFKGRLEQLGAEGMPGSPTQFGKFFQGEVAKWKRVVADQGLPLMN; this is encoded by the coding sequence ATGCATCGTCGTCCGCCACATGCCCTGAAACAGGCCGCCATGCTCGTCCTGGCCATCGGAGCCCATACGGCCGTGCTTGCCGCCGAAACCTTTCCCACGCGCCCCATCACGCTGGTCGTTCCCTATGCGCCGGGCGGCGCCGGCGACATACTCGGACGCTCGGTCGCCAAGGAACTGGCGGGCATCGCGGGCAAGCCCGTGGTTGTCGAGAACAAGCCCGGCGCGGGCGGCAACATCGGCGCCGAGCTGGTCGCGCGGGCCCAGGACAAGGATGGGCACACGCTGCTGCTCGGCGCCACGAGCCTGGCCAGCAATCCCAGCCTGATGCGCAGCATGCCCGTCGATCCGCTCAAGGATCTGGTCGCCATCGGCGGCGTGGCTTCGCTGCAGAACGTCATCGCCGTCAACCCGTCCTCGCGGCTGCGCAGCGTGGCCGATCTCGTCGCCGAGGCCAGGAAGCATCCCGGCAAGCTGACGTTCGGCACCGCGGGCATCGGCACGTCCAGCCATCTGTCGGTCGAGCTGTTCAAGGGCGAGGTCGGCGTGGACCTGCTGCACGTGCCGTACAAGAGCGGCGGTCCGGCGATGGCCGACGTGATGGCGGGCAACCTGGACCTGGTGTTCGAACTGATGCCCGCCGTGGTCGGACACGTGCGCAGCGGCAAGTTGCGCGGTATCGCCGTCACCGGCGCCGCGCGCTCGGAAGCGCTGCCCGATCTGCCCACGGTGGCCGAATCGGGCTACCCCAAGTATTCCTTCGTCTCGTGGTTCGGCATCTTCGGCCCCGCCGGCATGGATGCCGCACGCGTGGCCCAGCTTAACGAGATGCTGGGCAAGGCCCTGGCTTCCAGCGAATTCAAGGGCCGGCTGGAACAACTGGGCGCGGAAGGGATGCCGGGCTCTCCCACCCAGTTCGGCAAATTCTTCCAGGGCGAAGTCGCCAAGTGGAAGCGTGTCGTGGCCGACCAGGGCCTGCCCCTGATGAACTGA
- a CDS encoding aldehyde dehydrogenase family protein yields the protein MKNALAGEVQSSFIDGVLVAPGAARMSWRQAGSGGMLAIAEADEDVVARAVASARRAFLAQRPSPVTVRLRHLQCLRDALSREAAALARLISEDVGKPIRVARGEVARGLQFVEACMSELSHLGGEVLPLDAVSAGVGRIGYTRRFPYGVVGAITPFNAPVNLLVQKLAPALAAGNACVAKPAPASLRAALHLAAAAVEAGLPPGMMNVLAGDKAAALALAGHPDVGVVSFTGGVQAGEALARATGVRRFVSELGSSAANVVLADADLESAAAKIAAAAFEASGQQCISAQRVIVEAGVYDAFAARFAAAAERMRVGPADDERTDIGPLVSQASADRIMGLCEDAIAHGARYRLAPRREGLILSPVIVEALTPAARLWYEEVFGPVAVLIRADDADHALALANDSPFGLQGAVFTRSLGHAFRFAESFEVGALWVNEASRFRLDMYPFGGMKLSGTGREGVRYAIEELSQLKFTGMAWQ from the coding sequence ATGAAGAACGCGCTGGCTGGAGAGGTGCAGTCCTCGTTCATCGACGGGGTTCTGGTGGCGCCGGGGGCGGCGCGCATGTCGTGGCGCCAGGCCGGCAGCGGCGGCATGCTGGCCATCGCCGAGGCGGACGAGGATGTCGTGGCGCGGGCGGTCGCCAGCGCGCGGCGCGCGTTCCTGGCGCAGCGGCCGTCGCCGGTGACCGTGCGCCTGCGGCACCTGCAATGTCTGCGCGATGCCTTGTCCCGCGAGGCCGCGGCCCTGGCGCGTCTTATCAGCGAGGACGTCGGCAAGCCGATACGCGTGGCCCGGGGCGAGGTGGCGCGCGGCCTGCAGTTCGTCGAGGCCTGCATGTCGGAGCTGTCGCATCTGGGCGGCGAGGTCCTGCCCCTGGATGCCGTGTCGGCCGGCGTGGGGCGCATCGGCTACACCCGCCGCTTTCCCTATGGGGTCGTGGGTGCGATCACGCCGTTCAACGCGCCGGTGAACCTGCTCGTGCAAAAGCTGGCCCCCGCGCTCGCGGCCGGCAACGCGTGCGTGGCCAAGCCCGCGCCGGCGTCGCTGCGCGCGGCCCTGCACCTGGCCGCCGCGGCGGTCGAGGCCGGCCTGCCGCCGGGCATGATGAACGTGCTGGCCGGAGACAAGGCGGCGGCGCTGGCCCTGGCGGGCCATCCCGACGTCGGCGTGGTGTCGTTCACGGGCGGGGTGCAGGCCGGGGAAGCGCTGGCCAGGGCGACCGGCGTGCGCCGCTTCGTGTCGGAACTCGGGTCGAGCGCCGCCAACGTCGTGCTGGCCGACGCGGACCTGGAGTCGGCCGCCGCCAAGATCGCCGCGGCCGCGTTCGAGGCCAGCGGGCAGCAATGCATCTCGGCGCAGCGCGTCATCGTCGAGGCGGGCGTCTACGACGCATTCGCGGCGCGGTTCGCCGCCGCCGCCGAGCGGATGCGCGTCGGGCCCGCGGACGATGAGCGGACCGACATCGGCCCGCTGGTGTCCCAGGCTTCGGCCGACCGCATCATGGGCTTGTGCGAGGACGCGATCGCGCACGGCGCGCGCTACCGGCTGGCGCCCCGGCGCGAGGGCCTGATCCTGTCCCCGGTCATCGTCGAGGCGCTGACGCCTGCCGCGCGGCTGTGGTACGAGGAAGTCTTCGGGCCGGTGGCCGTGCTGATCCGGGCCGACGACGCCGACCATGCGCTGGCGCTGGCCAACGATTCCCCGTTCGGCCTCCAGGGGGCGGTGTTCACCCGCAGCCTGGGCCACGCGTTCCGGTTCGCCGAGTCCTTCGAGGTGGGGGCGCTGTGGGTGAACGAGGCCAGCCGCTTCCGGCTGGACATGTATCCCTTCGGCGGCATGAAGTTGAGCGGCACCGGGCGGGAAGGGGTGCGCTATGCCATCGAGGAACTGTCGCAGCTCAAGTTCACGGGCATGGCCTGGCAGTAG